The following proteins come from a genomic window of Alphaproteobacteria bacterium:
- a CDS encoding helix-turn-helix transcriptional regulator: protein MTTKEVAEYLRIKERKVYDLVRGRRIPCTRVTGKWLFPKALIDLWVLEGSDGPVAGEPPVPRVVAGSHDPLLEWALRESSSTLAILPGGSLDGLGRLARREAMVAALHVLDAESGDYNVPMVRAALDRQPIVVIEWAGRQQGLIVARGKAKGAADLSAATQTGMRVIPRQKGAGSQILLEHLLVREGIDPARLDWTDTPARTETDVGLAIQEGLADVGLGLAAVAAQYQLDFVPLHRERLDLVMTRHDYFEPEIQALFDFAHSKAFRTRASSLKGYGVGGLGRVHYNGP, encoded by the coding sequence ATGACGACCAAGGAGGTCGCCGAATACCTCCGCATCAAGGAGCGAAAGGTCTATGACCTGGTCCGCGGGCGCCGGATACCTTGCACGCGCGTAACCGGAAAATGGTTGTTTCCCAAGGCCTTAATCGATCTCTGGGTGCTCGAGGGGAGCGACGGTCCGGTAGCCGGAGAGCCCCCGGTCCCGCGGGTCGTTGCCGGCAGCCATGACCCCTTGTTGGAGTGGGCGTTGCGTGAATCTTCGTCGACCCTCGCCATTCTGCCGGGCGGCAGCCTCGACGGCCTCGGACGGCTTGCACGCCGCGAGGCCATGGTCGCCGCGCTTCACGTGCTCGACGCAGAAAGCGGCGACTACAACGTGCCGATGGTTCGCGCGGCGCTCGACCGCCAGCCGATCGTGGTCATCGAATGGGCAGGGCGGCAACAAGGTCTCATCGTAGCGCGCGGCAAAGCGAAAGGCGCGGCGGACCTGTCGGCCGCAACGCAGACAGGGATGCGTGTCATTCCACGTCAAAAGGGCGCCGGCAGCCAGATCCTGCTGGAGCATCTGTTGGTTCGCGAGGGTATCGATCCGGCGCGGCTGGATTGGACCGACACGCCGGCGCGTACGGAGACCGATGTCGGCCTGGCGATCCAGGAAGGCCTTGCCGATGTCGGGCTGGGTCTTGCCGCGGTCGCGGCGCAATACCAGCTCGACTTTGTACCACTGCACCGAGAACGCCTGGACTTGGTGATGACGCGCCACGACTATTTCGAACCCGAAATCCAGGCGCTTTTCGATTTCGCGCATTCGAAAGCCTTCCGCACGCGCGCGTCAAGTCTCAAGGGTTATGGCGTGGGCGGTCTCGGTCGCGTGCACTACAACGGGCCTTAA
- a CDS encoding solute-binding protein, whose protein sequence is MNRLAGILLLAAAIAWGPEQASGQDPVRLATTTTVEESGLLDNLLEAYARDSGETVRVIVRGTGEAIALARRGDVDLILVHDTEAERNLVADGGGSARADVMYNDFVIVGPGDDPVAVKTATDAATALQRIADSGTMFISRGDNSGTHRRERELWAIAGRDPQGRSDAWYLESGSGQGATLNIASARLAYALTDRGTWLAFRNKDQLRILFAGDPLLKNVYGLVLVDPDRHDGINAAGARRLADWLLSEPGQKAIAAYRIDDAPAFRPAASNWEE, encoded by the coding sequence ATGAACAGACTGGCCGGAATTCTCCTGCTGGCGGCGGCGATCGCCTGGGGGCCGGAACAGGCTTCAGGACAAGACCCGGTACGCCTGGCGACGACGACGACGGTCGAGGAATCCGGCCTGCTCGATAATCTGCTCGAAGCCTATGCTCGGGATTCCGGCGAGACCGTCAGGGTGATCGTGCGCGGCACCGGCGAGGCGATTGCGCTCGCCCGCCGCGGCGACGTCGACCTGATCCTGGTCCATGACACGGAAGCGGAGAGAAATCTCGTTGCCGACGGCGGCGGAAGCGCCCGCGCCGATGTGATGTACAACGATTTCGTCATTGTCGGGCCGGGGGACGACCCGGTCGCGGTCAAAACCGCCACCGATGCCGCTACGGCGCTGCAGCGGATCGCCGATAGCGGTACGATGTTTATTTCTCGCGGCGACAATAGCGGAACCCACCGGCGCGAGCGCGAGCTATGGGCGATCGCGGGCCGAGATCCCCAGGGCCGCAGCGACGCCTGGTACCTCGAAAGCGGTAGCGGCCAAGGGGCGACCCTCAACATCGCATCGGCGCGGCTGGCTTACGCCCTGACCGATCGCGGCACGTGGCTGGCGTTCCGCAACAAGGACCAGCTGCGCATCCTGTTTGCCGGCGATCCGTTGCTTAAGAACGTCTACGGGTTGGTTCTCGTCGACCCCGACCGCCATGACGGCATCAATGCGGCGGGTGCGCGTCGCCTCGCCGACTGGCTTCTATCGGAACCGGGCCAGAAGGCGATCGCCGCCTATCGCATCGATGACGCGCCTGCCTTCCGGCCGGCGGCATCGAATTGGGAGGAATAA
- a CDS encoding porin, whose amino-acid sequence MGQLTDGAVDADRIPDQGSLVNSGKKGMTFELSGQVNMGVMFADTGSGPALGTPIGTTPDNDRKVWIVDNDTSSSRFRFIVKAPIDDVWSAGATVELELEQNASNEVNQTDASTRAFDFNLRKGEAWLKNKSWGKFWIGQGDTATNGITEQDLSGTKVIAKSDVQTVGGGLIFRDANGMLNAGLLDVADFFNNLDGLSRKQRVRYDTPTFAGFSLATSYSDGGFYDVRVQHTQKYPALGGLKVAAAAGWYDGTDSAGSGKEGFGGSASILHVPTGLNISGAHGQVLDTDGDTEPHFYYLKGGWQGNLFDFGKTALSADAFIGEDYEQDGSTSDAYGFQLVQNIDASNTELYAGGRVFEVENPGDDFQDIWTGMVGVRQKF is encoded by the coding sequence GTGGGCCAGCTCACGGACGGGGCGGTCGATGCCGACCGGATTCCCGACCAGGGCTCGCTGGTAAACAGCGGCAAGAAGGGCATGACCTTCGAACTGTCGGGCCAGGTCAATATGGGCGTCATGTTCGCCGATACCGGCAGTGGTCCGGCGCTGGGAACCCCAATCGGAACGACGCCGGACAATGACCGCAAGGTCTGGATCGTCGACAACGACACGTCATCATCGCGGTTCCGCTTCATCGTCAAGGCGCCGATCGACGATGTCTGGAGCGCCGGCGCCACCGTAGAACTCGAACTCGAACAAAACGCCAGCAACGAGGTAAACCAGACCGACGCATCGACGCGGGCGTTCGATTTCAACCTTCGCAAGGGTGAGGCCTGGCTCAAGAACAAGAGCTGGGGAAAATTCTGGATCGGCCAGGGTGATACGGCAACGAACGGTATCACCGAGCAGGATCTCTCGGGCACAAAAGTCATCGCCAAATCGGACGTCCAGACCGTCGGCGGCGGGCTGATCTTCCGCGACGCGAACGGCATGCTCAACGCCGGTTTGCTCGACGTTGCCGACTTCTTCAACAACCTCGATGGGCTGAGTCGCAAGCAACGCGTCCGCTACGACACTCCGACGTTTGCCGGGTTTTCCCTGGCGACGAGCTATAGCGACGGTGGGTTCTACGACGTGCGCGTTCAGCACACGCAGAAATATCCGGCTCTCGGCGGCCTCAAAGTGGCAGCGGCGGCGGGCTGGTACGATGGGACGGACTCGGCGGGCAGTGGCAAGGAAGGCTTTGGCGGTTCGGCTTCGATCCTGCACGTGCCCACCGGCCTCAACATCTCCGGCGCGCACGGCCAAGTTCTCGACACAGACGGCGATACCGAGCCGCATTTCTATTACCTCAAGGGCGGCTGGCAAGGTAACCTCTTCGATTTCGGCAAGACCGCGCTGTCGGCGGATGCCTTCATCGGCGAGGATTACGAGCAGGACGGGAGCACGTCCGACGCCTATGGCTTCCAGTTGGTTCAGAACATCGATGCCAGCAACACCGAGCTTTATGCGGGCGGTCGCGTGTTCGAGGTGGAGAACCCCGGCGACGACTTTCAGGATATCTGGACCGGCATGGTCGGTGTGCGGCAGAAGTTCTAG
- a CDS encoding extracellular solute-binding protein, whose product MSVFRRLMLQMATALLVATSGTAFGAEKSITLASTTSTDNSGLFAYLLPIFEAESGIRVDVVAVGTGQAIRLAKAGDADVLLIHDKPSEETFVAEGFGVERRDVMYNDFVIVGPANDPAGIKGGDDAVRALRRIEASGAPFASRGDDSGTNKAELRLWKAAGIDPADASGTWYRETGSGMGPTLNTASSMNAYTLTDRATWLSFKNPGELELVVEGDRRLFNQYGVILVNPVRHPHVKAEDGQAFVDWITSAAGQKAIGRFGIGSKPLFFPNAMITD is encoded by the coding sequence ATGTCCGTCTTTCGCCGTCTGATGCTCCAAATGGCCACCGCCCTATTGGTCGCCACCAGTGGCACCGCGTTCGGCGCAGAGAAATCGATCACGTTGGCGTCGACCACGTCGACGGACAACTCCGGCCTGTTCGCCTATTTGTTGCCGATCTTCGAAGCCGAATCCGGGATCCGGGTCGACGTCGTCGCCGTCGGCACCGGGCAAGCGATCCGTCTGGCCAAGGCGGGCGATGCCGATGTGCTGCTGATCCATGACAAGCCCTCGGAGGAAACGTTTGTCGCCGAAGGCTTCGGCGTCGAGCGGCGCGACGTGATGTACAACGACTTCGTGATCGTCGGACCGGCGAACGACCCTGCCGGCATTAAGGGCGGCGACGATGCAGTGAGGGCATTGCGCAGGATCGAAGCGAGTGGCGCACCCTTCGCCTCGCGCGGCGACGACAGCGGCACCAACAAAGCGGAATTGCGGCTGTGGAAAGCAGCCGGAATCGACCCGGCCGACGCCTCCGGTACCTGGTACCGCGAGACCGGGTCGGGCATGGGGCCGACGCTCAACACCGCGTCGAGCATGAACGCCTATACGCTGACCGACCGCGCCACCTGGCTCAGCTTCAAGAACCCGGGCGAACTGGAGCTCGTGGTCGAGGGCGACCGGCGCCTGTTCAACCAGTACGGCGTGATCCTCGTCAATCCGGTCAGGCACCCGCACGTCAAAGCCGAAGACGGCCAAGCCTTCGTCGATTGGATCACCTCGGCGGCGGGGCAGAAAGCGATCGGTCGCTTCGGAATCGGCAGCAAGCCGCTTTTCTTCCCCAATGCCATGATCACGGATTGA
- a CDS encoding ATP-binding cassette domain-containing protein, translated as MDAGPVTNHTILPLSLERLTFDAGGKAILHELTARFGADERTVILGPNGAGKSVLLRICHGLLKPTSGAVRWEGAIGRPNTAHEQAMVFQRPVMLRRSAYANVDYALSLRGVPRERRRERVLDALAHTGLSRLADQHARVMSGGEQQRLALARVWALHPQVVFLDEPTANLDPQASRQVERIIDAIHETGSKIIMTTHDLGQARRLSDEVLFLHQGRVLERSPSAAFFDEPATAEAGAFMRGELLA; from the coding sequence ATGGATGCCGGGCCGGTCACGAATCATACGATCCTGCCGCTGTCGCTGGAACGTCTGACCTTCGATGCCGGCGGCAAAGCGATCCTTCACGAGCTCACCGCGCGGTTCGGTGCCGACGAACGCACCGTCATCCTCGGTCCCAACGGGGCAGGCAAAAGCGTGCTGCTTCGGATTTGCCACGGTCTGCTCAAGCCGACCTCCGGTGCGGTCCGCTGGGAAGGCGCGATCGGACGCCCCAACACGGCGCACGAACAGGCGATGGTCTTTCAACGTCCGGTCATGTTGCGGCGGTCCGCCTACGCCAACGTCGACTATGCCCTCAGCCTGCGCGGCGTGCCGCGCGAGAGGCGCCGCGAACGCGTGCTCGATGCCCTCGCCCATACCGGCCTGTCGCGCTTGGCCGACCAGCATGCCCGCGTCATGTCCGGCGGCGAGCAGCAGCGGCTCGCGCTGGCCCGGGTTTGGGCGCTGCACCCACAGGTCGTCTTCCTCGACGAACCGACTGCGAACCTCGATCCGCAGGCGAGCCGGCAAGTCGAACGCATCATCGACGCCATTCACGAGACCGGCAGCAAGATCATCATGACCACTCACGACCTCGGCCAGGCGCGCCGTCTCTCCGACGAGGTCTTGTTTCTACATCAGGGCCGCGTCCTCGAGCGCTCGCCGTCCGCGGCCTTTTTTGACGAACCCGCGACGGCTGAAGCGGGAGCCTTCATGCGGGGCGAGTTGCTGGCCTGA
- a CDS encoding ABC transporter permease subunit, protein MSEIFAAFGSAVSLIVAWDADLAEIVGLSLRVSLGAVAVASVIGLPIGAAVALYRFPARKVVIVLLNALMGLPPVVVGLVVYLFLSRSGPLGFLDLLFTPTAMVIAQTILIAPIIAALTRQVLEDMWLEYEEQLRSLGARTSRALWTLLWDGRFTLVTVILAGFGRASAEVGAVIIVGGNIAHLTRVMTTSIALETRKGNLELALGLGIILMCLALAVNAAAYLVRDLAERRTG, encoded by the coding sequence ATGTCCGAGATATTTGCCGCATTCGGCAGCGCCGTATCGCTGATCGTCGCCTGGGACGCCGATCTAGCCGAAATCGTCGGTCTGTCGCTGCGCGTCAGCCTCGGCGCGGTGGCGGTCGCGTCGGTCATCGGCCTGCCGATCGGTGCCGCGGTCGCCCTCTACCGTTTTCCCGCCCGCAAGGTCGTGATCGTGCTTCTCAACGCCTTGATGGGCCTGCCGCCGGTCGTCGTTGGCTTGGTCGTCTATCTCTTCCTGTCGCGCTCGGGGCCACTCGGCTTCCTCGACCTGTTGTTTACGCCGACCGCTATGGTCATCGCCCAGACCATACTGATCGCCCCGATTATCGCCGCGCTCACGCGGCAGGTCCTCGAGGACATGTGGCTCGAATACGAGGAGCAGTTGCGTTCTCTCGGGGCGCGGACTAGCCGGGCGCTGTGGACCCTCCTTTGGGACGGCCGATTCACGCTCGTGACCGTGATCCTCGCCGGATTCGGACGCGCCAGCGCGGAGGTCGGCGCGGTCATCATCGTCGGCGGCAACATCGCCCATCTGACCCGGGTCATGACCACGTCGATCGCGCTCGAGACCCGTAAGGGCAATTTGGAACTGGCACTCGGCCTTGGCATCATCCTGATGTGCTTGGCGTTGGCGGTGAATGCCGCGGCCTACCTGGTCCGCGACCTCGCCGAGCGGCGGACCGGATAA
- the fdhD gene encoding formate dehydrogenase accessory sulfurtransferase FdhD: MDEFTIRPDPKDPRLTQRVAGVDHEGTAIETSVIIERPLTLFLNGQEIVTMMTIGDYPEFLAVGYLVNQNMLRADDVVTGVDYDDELEVVVVRTERETDYEEKLKKKTRTSGCAQGTVFGDLMEKFEDVALPTDVVLHTSWLYALTKKINTAPSLYLEAGAIHGCVLCEQDRPLVYMEDVGRHNAVDKIAGYMFLNDVSPDDKIFYTTGRLTSEMVIKTVQMGIPILISRSGFTAWGVDLAKQAHLTLIGRARGKRFVALAGEDRIVHDADINQVGEESSRHQRKGGLAEDAA; the protein is encoded by the coding sequence ATGGATGAATTCACCATTCGACCGGACCCCAAGGACCCGCGACTGACCCAGCGCGTGGCCGGTGTGGACCACGAGGGCACGGCGATCGAAACCTCGGTCATCATCGAGCGGCCGCTGACCCTGTTTCTCAACGGGCAGGAAATCGTCACCATGATGACGATCGGTGACTATCCCGAATTCCTCGCCGTCGGCTACCTGGTCAATCAAAACATGTTGCGCGCCGATGACGTCGTAACCGGAGTCGACTACGACGACGAGCTCGAGGTCGTCGTGGTGCGGACCGAGCGCGAAACCGACTACGAGGAAAAGCTGAAAAAGAAAACCCGAACCTCGGGCTGCGCCCAGGGCACGGTATTCGGCGATTTGATGGAGAAGTTCGAGGACGTCGCGCTGCCCACGGACGTCGTTCTACACACCTCCTGGCTCTATGCCCTGACCAAGAAGATCAACACCGCGCCCAGCCTGTATCTCGAAGCGGGGGCGATTCACGGCTGCGTGTTGTGCGAGCAGGACCGTCCGTTGGTCTATATGGAAGACGTCGGCCGTCACAACGCGGTCGACAAGATCGCCGGCTACATGTTCCTCAATGACGTCAGCCCCGACGACAAGATCTTTTACACCACGGGCCGGCTCACCAGCGAGATGGTGATCAAGACCGTCCAGATGGGAATCCCGATCCTGATCTCGCGCTCGGGCTTTACGGCTTGGGGTGTCGACCTTGCCAAGCAGGCCCATCTCACACTGATCGGGCGTGCCCGCGGCAAGCGCTTCGTCGCGCTCGCCGGCGAGGACCGTATCGTCCACGATGCCGACATCAACCAGGTCGGAGAAGAATCCAGCCGTCACCAACGCAAGGGCGGACTCGCCGAAGATGCCGCCTAG
- the mobA gene encoding molybdenum cofactor guanylyltransferase MobA — protein sequence MPATGNFRSPIVGVLLAGGRSRRMGGGDKCLRPLGGRPILAHIGDRVSPQVDRLILNANGDPARFVDFGWPVVADVVADFAGPLAGVLTGMTWAAEHMPDASLVATFPTDAPFMPVDLVARLRAAVEGEGGDMACAASAERSHPVVGLWPVALRDNLHRAMVDEQIRKVDVWTARHRHLTVAFDCAPVDPFFNTNRPEDLDAAEDILRQMDRGQDGFQDGAE from the coding sequence ATGCCGGCAACCGGGAATTTTCGCTCGCCGATCGTTGGTGTCTTGCTTGCCGGCGGCCGGTCGCGCCGCATGGGTGGCGGTGACAAATGTCTGCGTCCTCTCGGCGGCCGTCCGATCCTGGCCCACATCGGCGATCGGGTGTCGCCGCAGGTCGACCGCCTGATCCTCAACGCCAACGGTGATCCCGCCCGGTTTGTCGATTTCGGCTGGCCGGTTGTGGCCGACGTCGTGGCGGACTTTGCCGGACCGCTCGCCGGCGTGCTGACCGGGATGACCTGGGCCGCCGAACACATGCCCGACGCCTCTCTGGTCGCCACGTTTCCGACCGATGCGCCGTTCATGCCGGTGGACTTGGTCGCCCGCCTGCGGGCTGCGGTCGAAGGCGAGGGCGGCGACATGGCTTGTGCCGCATCGGCCGAGCGCAGCCATCCGGTCGTTGGCTTGTGGCCGGTGGCGCTCCGCGACAACCTCCACCGCGCCATGGTCGACGAGCAGATCCGTAAGGTCGACGTCTGGACCGCCCGCCATCGCCACCTCACGGTCGCTTTCGACTGCGCGCCGGTCGATCCGTTCTTCAATACCAATCGGCCCGAGGATCTCGATGCGGCAGAAGATATTTTGCGGCAAATGGACCGCGGCCAGGATGGCTTTCAGGATGGCGCCGAATAG
- a CDS encoding YihY family inner membrane protein, translating to MSHNPTLPPALQRLVDDYLWDVDIAAMPWWKYWSVKVVRILYAIVRDILEGQLSLRAMGLVYTTLLSMVPLLAISFSVLKAFGVHNQIEPMLMNLLAPLGEKGTEIAQQIVEFVDNVQVGVLGFVGLVFLFYTVVSLMRKIERAFNYVWHIGIERSLAQRFRDYISVLMIGPVLVFSSIGITASVVSAPVVEKYVPHEVSEGLIAVSGLVVPYLMIMAAFTFIYFYMPNTKVRLRSAFLGGVIAGVLWNTVGWGFTSFVVGTAKYAAIYSTFATLVLFMIWIYLGWLILLIGACIAFYDQYPEYLRTSGDGGISSRIKEKLALLTAFFVTENYYSGEPGWSIDGLARRIGVPSSVLEPIAARLVACHLLARTDDSPPLFMPAHPPEKTTVAEIIEAVRSADESELTPERLPAAAPVERALAGFDKALTEELQSVTLKSLVVDTTSAAQ from the coding sequence ATGAGCCACAATCCGACCCTGCCACCGGCGCTCCAGCGCCTCGTCGACGACTATCTGTGGGACGTCGACATCGCCGCCATGCCATGGTGGAAGTATTGGTCGGTCAAGGTCGTGCGCATCCTCTACGCCATCGTCCGCGACATCCTCGAGGGCCAGCTGTCCCTGCGTGCCATGGGTCTCGTCTATACGACGTTGCTGTCCATGGTGCCGCTCCTGGCAATCAGTTTCTCGGTCCTCAAGGCGTTCGGGGTGCACAACCAGATCGAGCCGATGCTGATGAACCTGCTCGCTCCGCTCGGCGAGAAGGGGACGGAGATCGCGCAACAGATCGTCGAATTCGTCGACAACGTGCAGGTCGGCGTGCTCGGCTTCGTCGGGTTGGTGTTCCTGTTCTATACGGTCGTATCGCTGATGCGGAAGATCGAGCGTGCCTTCAATTACGTCTGGCACATCGGCATCGAACGCTCCTTGGCCCAGCGCTTCCGCGATTATATCAGCGTCCTGATGATCGGACCGGTGCTGGTGTTTTCCTCGATCGGCATCACCGCTTCGGTGGTGTCGGCGCCGGTGGTCGAAAAGTACGTGCCGCACGAGGTGTCGGAGGGTTTGATCGCGGTGAGCGGTCTCGTCGTGCCCTATTTGATGATCATGGCGGCCTTCACATTCATCTACTTCTACATGCCGAATACCAAGGTCCGGCTGCGCTCGGCGTTCCTGGGCGGGGTCATCGCCGGCGTCCTGTGGAACACGGTCGGGTGGGGCTTCACATCTTTTGTCGTCGGCACGGCGAAATACGCCGCCATCTATTCGACCTTCGCGACCCTGGTCCTGTTCATGATCTGGATCTATCTCGGCTGGCTGATCCTTCTGATCGGCGCCTGTATCGCCTTTTACGACCAGTATCCGGAATACCTGCGCACCAGCGGCGACGGCGGTATCAGCAGCCGCATCAAGGAAAAACTCGCTCTGCTGACCGCGTTTTTTGTTACCGAAAATTACTACAGCGGCGAGCCGGGGTGGAGCATCGACGGGTTGGCGCGGCGTATCGGCGTGCCGTCGAGCGTCCTCGAGCCGATTGCCGCACGCCTGGTGGCTTGCCATTTGCTGGCGCGGACCGATGACAGCCCGCCGCTCTTCATGCCGGCCCATCCGCCGGAAAAGACCACGGTCGCGGAGATCATTGAGGCGGTGAGATCGGCTGATGAATCCGAACTGACGCCGGAGCGCCTGCCCGCGGCGGCGCCGGTCGAACGCGCGCTCGCCGGATTCGACAAGGCGCTGACCGAGGAACTTCAATCGGTGACCTTGAAGAGCCTGGTCGTGGATACCACGTCCGCCGCCCAATAA
- a CDS encoding carboxymuconolactone decarboxylase family protein, whose protein sequence is MADTDRHARGLAVMEKLFGSAPVPNEANAEMLGVTIEHLFGDIWTRPGLDHRDRELITVSVIAALGFERQLRVHVRGALNAGVTRDEIKELMLHVAHYAGWPSGFNGISVAREVFEEIDAA, encoded by the coding sequence ATGGCAGACACCGATCGTCACGCCCGCGGCCTCGCGGTGATGGAAAAGCTGTTCGGCAGCGCGCCGGTACCGAATGAGGCCAACGCCGAAATGCTCGGCGTTACCATCGAGCACCTGTTCGGCGATATTTGGACCCGGCCCGGCCTCGACCATCGCGACCGCGAGCTGATCACCGTTTCGGTCATCGCTGCCCTTGGCTTCGAACGCCAGCTGCGCGTCCACGTCAGAGGCGCACTCAATGCCGGCGTCACCCGCGACGAGATCAAGGAGTTGATGCTCCACGTCGCCCACTACGCGGGCTGGCCGTCCGGCTTCAATGGGATTTCCGTTGCCCGTGAAGTGTTCGAAGAAATCGACGCCGCGTGA
- a CDS encoding TauD/TfdA family dioxygenase, translating to MTASPAIGTARCRPKGPRCGRKTGIQSDDAVQVHPATGARHLYVSHAMIKSIPGMDFAQGMELVMQAVAEATMPELVYKHRWAPGDLIVFDNRTCMHTPYPYDFDDYPRTRRLLRQIIVGGREG from the coding sequence ATGACCGCGTCGCCGGCTATCGGGACAGCACGGTGCCGGCCCAAGGGGCCGCGCTGCGGGCGCAAAACCGGGATACAATCCGACGACGCCGTTCAGGTTCATCCGGCGACCGGCGCGCGGCATCTCTATGTCTCGCATGCCATGATCAAGTCGATTCCCGGCATGGACTTCGCCCAAGGAATGGAACTCGTGATGCAGGCGGTCGCGGAAGCCACGATGCCCGAGCTCGTCTACAAACATCGATGGGCGCCGGGCGACCTGATCGTGTTCGATAATCGGACCTGTATGCACACCCCCTACCCTTACGACTTCGACGACTATCCGCGAACCCGGCGCCTGTTGCGCCAAATCATAGTCGGCGGCCGCGAGGGATGA
- a CDS encoding glycosyltransferase family 4 protein has translation MNIAFLGYLPPLQIGGGGLCNHEILKGMVTRGWSVTAIVPLPVGDPPAAYQSAAPGVRFVTFPTDAFEADALVPRNDNYRNQRRHVLARLKRLVANDRPDAIFVGRSSFALDVPAFARRHAIPTLIIHHGSIYRMLAGHYPPSLTEEYLEDFRAMDVAIVPSHHSAARLRQAGFRGVRTIWNGIDVDRFRPGRGDKAVLERLAIPPGRFVVSHVSNMKAVKRVEDLVAAAKIAVEQEPRLLFLIVGGGPSLAGVKSAVDNAGISEHFRFTGMIPYAEVPDYIGISDTVAMPSEIESLSRVYLETMASAKVLVASDILASREVVQEGVSGLLFPRGDAATLAAVLVSAARDPEMCGRIGAAARAHVVEHHRVEDMIDRYLATFEELVAAGKADCRSAARVS, from the coding sequence ATGAACATTGCCTTCCTCGGTTATCTGCCGCCGCTTCAAATCGGTGGCGGCGGGCTGTGCAACCACGAAATTCTCAAGGGCATGGTGACGCGCGGTTGGTCAGTAACGGCAATCGTCCCGCTCCCCGTCGGCGACCCGCCTGCCGCCTATCAAAGCGCCGCACCGGGGGTCCGATTCGTCACTTTCCCAACCGACGCCTTCGAAGCGGATGCCCTGGTGCCCAGAAATGACAATTATCGCAACCAGCGCCGCCACGTCCTAGCCCGCCTGAAGCGGTTGGTCGCCAACGATCGGCCGGATGCAATCTTCGTCGGCCGCAGCTCCTTCGCGCTTGACGTGCCCGCCTTCGCGCGCCGCCACGCCATCCCTACTTTGATCATCCATCATGGGTCCATCTATAGGATGCTCGCCGGCCACTATCCGCCGTCCCTGACCGAGGAGTATTTGGAAGATTTCCGCGCCATGGACGTCGCCATAGTTCCGTCCCACCATTCCGCGGCGCGTCTCCGCCAAGCCGGTTTCAGGGGCGTTCGCACGATCTGGAACGGCATCGACGTCGACCGGTTTCGCCCTGGCCGAGGGGACAAGGCGGTGTTGGAAAGATTGGCGATCCCACCCGGTCGCTTCGTCGTCTCCCATGTTTCGAACATGAAAGCGGTAAAACGGGTCGAGGACCTCGTCGCGGCCGCCAAGATCGCCGTCGAGCAAGAACCTCGCCTGCTCTTTCTCATCGTCGGCGGCGGTCCGTCGCTGGCCGGAGTCAAGAGCGCCGTCGATAACGCCGGTATTTCGGAGCATTTCCGTTTCACCGGTATGATTCCTTACGCTGAAGTTCCCGACTACATCGGGATCTCCGATACGGTGGCGATGCCGTCGGAAATCGAGTCGCTAAGCCGTGTCTATCTGGAAACGATGGCCTCCGCGAAAGTGCTCGTGGCGAGCGATATTCTCGCCTCCCGTGAGGTCGTCCAAGAGGGTGTCAGCGGCCTGCTTTTTCCCCGTGGCGACGCCGCGACACTCGCCGCCGTACTGGTCTCCGCCGCCCGTGACCCGGAAATGTGCGGCCGCATTGGCGCCGCCGCCCGCGCGCATGTCGTCGAACACCATCGAGTAGAAGACATGATCGATCGTTATCTCGCGACGTTCGAGGAGCTCGTTGCCGCCGGGAAGGCCGATTGCCGATCCGCGGCTCGGGTTTCGTAG